A genomic stretch from Argiope bruennichi chromosome 2, qqArgBrue1.1, whole genome shotgun sequence includes:
- the LOC129961349 gene encoding bursicon-like → MGFKFGQLLLDNCFFICLLSFFWCTTFVPIVNGRGEECHLRPVIHVLQQPGCIPKPIPSFACQGSCSSYVQVSGSKFWQVERSCMCCQEMGEREASIGIFCPKASPRFRKIVTRAPVECMCRPCTAVDESAIQPQEMQLLIADPQADFPKGMPLMEDYHLINELKNGKDIPVV, encoded by the exons ATGGGCTTCAAATTCGGACAACTGCTTTTGGACAATTGCTTTTTCATCTGCttgctttctttcttttggtGTACAACATTTGTACCCATTGTCAATGGTCGTGGAGAAGAATGCCATTTGCGTCCAGTAATTCATGTTCTTCAGCAGCCAGGGTGCATTCCGAAGCCTATACCTTCTTTCGCCTGCCAGGGAAGTTGTTCATCGTACGTTCAG GTTTCTGGATCAAAATTCTGGCAAGTGGAGAGATCTTGTATGTGTTGTCAGGAAATGGGAGAGAGAGAAGCTAGCATTGGAATTTTCTGCCCTAAGGCTTCTCCAAGATTCCGAAAGATAGTTACACGAGCCCCTGTAGAGTGCATGTGTCGCCCTTGCACAGCGGTAGATGAGTCTGCGATACAGCCCCAAGAAATGCAGCTTCTTATTGCAGATCCTCAAGCTGATTTCCCCAAAGGAATGCCCTTGATGGAAGACTATCATCTCATCAATGAGTTGAAGAATGGAAAAGACATACCTGTAGTATGA